A genomic region of Aspergillus oryzae RIB40 DNA, chromosome 1 contains the following coding sequences:
- the flbD gene encoding putative MYB family conidiophore development protein FlbD (transcription factor, Myb superfamily), translated as MAPTHRRGPWVPEEDQLLLQLVREQGPNNWVRISQHMHYRSPKQCRERFHQNLKPSLNREPISADEGLMIERMVNEMGKRWAEIARRLGNRSDNAVKNWWNGSMNRKRRGLPTSSTTHISRTFNGRIEAPYARASVSLSSPTSRSRFTSISTDRPLTSWSRRDSTSTTSLDGPRQLTPIYTLPALNRPVETPLTSPAYSEASHTPSLEPPSMVSDHNSVSSASPRTVSSPQLLPFPVDTRQQYGEFRKQSSLDDVYIWSSSKKSDNFADLPFKPRWVSDNQPWSQHSTSLSQTWLVAPEESHPEAPKAESPRDSRMGLNNLLN; from the coding sequence ATGGCACCTACTCACCGCCGTGGACCTTGGGTCCCTGAAGAGGATCAATTGCTACTTCAGTTGGTTCGGGAACAAGGCCCCAACAACTGGGTGCGCATTTCGCAGCACATGCACTACCGGTCTCCCAAGCAATGCCGGGAACGATTCCACCAGAATCTGAAGCCATCTTTGAACCGTGAGCCTATCTCCGCGGATGAGGGTCTGATGATTGAGCGGATGGTGAACGAAATGGGCAAGCGGTGGGCCGAAATTGCCCGACGACTCGGCAATCGCAGCGACAATGCAGTGAAGAACTGGTGGAACGGCAGTATGAACCGCAAGAGGAGAGGCCTCCCCACTTCGAGCACCACGCACATCTCACGCACTTTCAATGGTCGGATTGAAGCCCCATATGCGCGCGCCTCTGTGTCTTTGAGCAGCCCAACCAGCCGGTCTCGCTTTACTTCTATCTCGACCGATAGACCTCTTACTTCCTGGTCGAGACGGGACTCCACCTCGACTACTTCCCTCGACGGCCCTCGCCAACTGACGCCTATCTACACTCTCCCCGCTCTCAACCGCCCAGTCGAGACGCCTTTGACCTCGCCTGCTTACTCGGAGGCTTCTCACACTCCCTCCCTTGAGCCTCCATCCATGGTCTCGGACCACAATTCAGtttcctccgcctccccTAGGACCGTCTCATCGCCACAGCTCCTGCCATTCCCCGTGGACACCCGCCAACAATACGGCGAGTTCCGCAAGCAGAGCTCATTGGATGATGTCTACATATGGTCAAGCTCGAAGAAGTCCGACAACTTTGCCGATCTGCCCTTCAAACCCAGATGGGTCTCGGACAACCAGCCTTGGAGCCAACACTCAACCTCGTTGTCGCAGACCTGGCTCGTTGCCCCCGAAGAGTCTCACCCAGAGGCACCCAAAGCCGAATCCCCACGTGATTCGCGCATGGGTCTCAACAACCTGTTGAACTAA